The genome window CGGGCTGAGCCTGGAGGCTGCGGAAGGGGCCGGGTACGATGCTTTCAGCGTCATGCTTACTCAGCTCGATCGGGCTCATTTCTATCCCACCAAGGAACTCATGACCCTGGAGCTGGTCGTGGAGCGCGGCACCCGCAAGGTGCTGGGCGTTCAGGGCTTCGGCAGTTCCGGGGACGCCATGGTGGGCCGGATCAACGCCGTGGCTTCGATCCTCAAGTTCAAGCCGACCATCGACGATATCAGCAATCTGGAGCTGGCCTATGCGCCGCCGTTTGCCGCGGCCATGGACATTTTGAATACCGTGGCCAACATGGCCGATAACGTTCTGCGTGAAATGAACCGGGGCGTGGGGCCCGCCGAGTTCGAGAAGATGTGGGCCGCCCGCGAATCGGGCGATTTCTGTTTCATCGATTGCCGCGAGCAACCGGATGCGCAGCCCTACATGGAACGCAATCCCGGGCACTGGCAGAACATTCCCCAGGGCGAGATCTACAAACGTCTGGACGAGGTCCCCGAAAACAAGACCTGCGTGCTGGTCTGCAACACGGGAGCTCGTTCCTACGAAGCCCAGATCATGCTTACCCACAAGGGACACAAGAACGTGATCAACATTCACGGAGGCATGGCGTCTCTCAAGAAGTATGGCATTGAACTGTAGAATTGATCCGTATGACTTGTATATAATGCCTTATATGGCTATGTAGAAGGTGAACCGCATGCCGGGCGTGTTGCAATCCCGGCATGCGGAAACCCGACAGGATGGCAGCCATGCGTTTTCTTATCGTGGATGATGACGAGTCCATCCATTTGTATCTTCAAAGCATCCTTGCACCGTTCGCCCAGTGTGACAATGCCATGTCCGGCGCGGAAGGCGTGGATTTCTTTGTGCGGGCGCATTCGGAAAGGCGGCCGTACGATGTGGTGTTCATGGATATTCTCATGCCGGAGATGGACGGGCACAAGGCAGCCGAGCTATTGCGCAAGGAGGAGATAAAGCTGGGAATTCGCGAGGTGGACCAGTTCCATCTGGTCATGATCACCTCCCTGGTGGACAACCGCAATGTGAGCAAAGCCTTTTTCAACAGCTTTGCCTCCTGTTACATCGTCAAGCCCTTTGACAAGGACAAGGTGCTCGACGAGTTGCGAACCAATATGATTCTCTAGGAATTTGCCAAAACAAAACGCCGTTTCTTTCGAGAAACGGCGTTTTGTTTTGGCTTATCTCAGGGGCGTCTACATCTTACCCATACTGTTCTGGATTTTGTCCAGAGTCTCCAGGAGTTCGTCCCGCTGCCGGGAATCGAAGTCCTCCATGAGCCGGGCCACGCGGCCGTAGTGCTGCGGGAATATCTTGTCCATGAGTTCCTCGCCCTTGGGGGTGATGACCACCACCTTGACGCGTCTGTCCTCGGGGTCGGTCTTTCGTTCCACAAGGCCGTCCTTGACCAGGGTGTCGAGCACGCCGGTCATGGTGGCGTTGGTTACCCCGGTGCCCTTGGCCAGCTCGGAAGGGGTCCAGCCCTCGAGCCTGCGCGTCAGCAGGATGAGTATGAAGAACCGGCGTTGGGAGATGTCGAACTGGGTCAGAAAGGTGTTCAGCGATGATTCCACGTCCGAGGCTACGCGCAGCAGCTTCAGGAAGCAGATCAGGGCGGTCACGTCCAGTTCCGGATACTTTTCCTTGTACCGGGCCAAAAGATGTTCATCGGGAAGATCGTATAATTCCAACATGGTATCCTCTCGCTCTATTAGGCTCCTAAGTATAGCGCAGGAAGGCGTAAGTCAAGTATAAGGCGACAATCCAATAAAAAAGCGCCGTCAGACGGGCTGACGGCGCTTTGCTTTTCTATATCCGGCCTTCCTCCAGGGCGTGGCAGGCCACGCGTACACCGGATTCCACGTCCCTCAGTTGGGGAATCTCCCGATGGCAGCGCTCGTTGGCGTGCGGGCACCTGCCGTTGAAGACGCATCCCGTAGGCAGATTGATGGGGGTGGGCACATCGCCGGAAAGGCGGATATGGCCGCCGGGCTTTCCTCCCAGCTTGGGGATGGCGGAAAGCAGGGCCTGCGTATACGGGTGCCTGGGGGTGGCGAACAATTCCTTGACCGGGGCCAGTTCGCACAGGCAGCCCAGGTACATAACTGCCACCCTGTTGGAGATGTGTTCAATAACCGACAGGTCGTGGCTGATGAACAGGTAGGTGAGCTTGCGCTCCTCCTGCATGTCCATCATCAGGTTCAGGATCTGCGCCTGGATGGAAACGTCCAGGGCCGCGATGGGTTCGTCGGCAACCACGAAGTCCGGGTCGAGCACCAGGGCGCGGGCCAGGCTGATGCGCTGGCGCTGGCCGCCCGAGAACTCGTGGGGATAGTTCCCTGCCCAGGCCGGGTCGATACCCACTGCGCGGAAGGTCTCGGCAACCCTGTCCTTGACTTCCTGACGGCTCATCTGCGGGTTGTGGAAGTGAACGGGTTCCTCCAGGATCTGGCGGACGGTCATGCGCGGGTTGAGCGATGCGTACGGATCCTGAAAGACCATCTGCATCTTTTTGCGGATGGGCCTGCGCGCATGGCCGGAAAGGGTGTCGATGCGCTGTCCACGGTAGTGCACTTCACCGGAGTTCGGCCCGTACAGGCCGATGATGGTCCGGGCCAGGGTGGACTTGCCGCACCCGGATTCGCCCACCACGCTCAGGGTTTCGCCTTCCTGTATGTTGATGGAAACGTTGTTGACCGCCTTGACGACGGTTTTCTCGCGGTGGATGCGTCCCTTGTCGAACTTGATCTGGTCCACCAGTCCGCCGGAGATGTCGAAGTGCTTGACCAGGTCTCTTGTCTCGAGAAGAGGGGTATTGCTCATGGTTCTTCTCTCCCTGGTTAGCCCCGCTCGAAGCAGGCGATAAAGGTTTCTGACTCACATTGGCGCAGGCCGGGTATTTCGGTCTTGCAGCGTTCCAGGGCGTAATCGCAGCGGGGAAAGAACGGACACCCTTCGGGCATGTTCACCAGCGAGGGCATCATGCCGCGAATCTGGTTGAGCCTGTCGCCGTGCGTGCTCTGGGGCAGGGCGTTGATGAGCCCCTTGGTGTACGGGTGCTGTGGATTGTTGATGATCTGCTCGGTGGGGCCGATTTCAACCACACGGCCTGCATAGAGCACGGCGATGCGTTGGGTCACTTCGGAAACA of Salidesulfovibrio onnuriiensis contains these proteins:
- a CDS encoding ABC transporter ATP-binding protein translates to MSNTPLLETRDLVKHFDISGGLVDQIKFDKGRIHREKTVVKAVNNVSINIQEGETLSVVGESGCGKSTLARTIIGLYGPNSGEVHYRGQRIDTLSGHARRPIRKKMQMVFQDPYASLNPRMTVRQILEEPVHFHNPQMSRQEVKDRVAETFRAVGIDPAWAGNYPHEFSGGQRQRISLARALVLDPDFVVADEPIAALDVSIQAQILNLMMDMQEERKLTYLFISHDLSVIEHISNRVAVMYLGCLCELAPVKELFATPRHPYTQALLSAIPKLGGKPGGHIRLSGDVPTPINLPTGCVFNGRCPHANERCHREIPQLRDVESGVRVACHALEEGRI
- a CDS encoding response regulator, producing MRFLIVDDDESIHLYLQSILAPFAQCDNAMSGAEGVDFFVRAHSERRPYDVVFMDILMPEMDGHKAAELLRKEEIKLGIREVDQFHLVMITSLVDNRNVSKAFFNSFASCYIVKPFDKDKVLDELRTNMIL
- a CDS encoding MarR family winged helix-turn-helix transcriptional regulator — translated: MLELYDLPDEHLLARYKEKYPELDVTALICFLKLLRVASDVESSLNTFLTQFDISQRRFFILILLTRRLEGWTPSELAKGTGVTNATMTGVLDTLVKDGLVERKTDPEDRRVKVVVITPKGEELMDKIFPQHYGRVARLMEDFDSRQRDELLETLDKIQNSMGKM